Proteins from a genomic interval of Asticcacaulis sp. AND118:
- a CDS encoding DUF4259 domain-containing protein has protein sequence MTTWGNGPFDNDDATDFMIDLEEGPSWERVRGVFAEALQTTDYLGLTEGARVYAAAAFLSVALGKSEISAQDYHMIIDDLGPVPDDLSALAVKALTRICAADSEIDELYQEANYDEWIATVRHIATVLA, from the coding sequence ATGACTACCTGGGGCAATGGTCCCTTCGACAATGACGACGCGACCGACTTCATGATCGACCTCGAAGAAGGTCCGTCGTGGGAGCGCGTGCGCGGCGTCTTCGCCGAAGCGCTCCAGACCACTGACTATCTCGGGCTGACCGAAGGGGCGCGGGTCTATGCCGCCGCGGCCTTCCTCAGCGTCGCCTTGGGCAAGAGCGAGATTTCCGCGCAGGACTATCACATGATCATCGACGATCTGGGGCCGGTGCCGGACGATCTGAGCGCGCTGGCGGTCAAGGCTTTGACGCGCATCTGCGCCGCCGATTCCGAGATCGATGAACTGTATCAGGAAGCCAATTACGACGAATGGATCGCCACGGTGCGCCATATTGCGACGGTGCTGGCATGA
- a CDS encoding ATP-grasp domain-containing protein, with the protein MRLTILFGGLSRERLVAVATTQSLHKALPEADLWYWDEDNHVYQASSLALLGHQRPFEVPFQADGYDLGTIDDALDKAAAEDRVLVLGLHGGIAENGEFQVKCEARGVPFTGSGSAASHLAFDKVSAKKFAACAGVRSPSNIALADIDDAFAEHGKLVAKPAQDGSSFGLIFVNSTNDLVAVREAAKTMDYLIEPFVTGAEATCAVLEQADGTLIALPPIEIIPDRGAFDYHSKYLSNKTQEICPARFAPEVMAEIQRLAIAAHKALSCRGYTRSDFIVSDRGPVFIETNTLPGMTASSLYPKALAAQGIGFVDFLRGQVDIAVKRAGK; encoded by the coding sequence ATGCGCCTGACAATTCTTTTCGGCGGCCTGAGCCGCGAGCGTCTGGTGGCCGTCGCCACCACCCAGTCCCTGCACAAGGCCCTGCCCGAAGCCGACCTGTGGTACTGGGATGAGGACAATCATGTCTATCAGGCCTCGTCCCTGGCGCTGCTCGGACATCAGCGTCCGTTCGAAGTGCCGTTCCAGGCCGACGGCTACGATCTGGGCACCATCGACGACGCGCTGGACAAGGCGGCTGCTGAAGACCGCGTGCTGGTGCTGGGTCTGCACGGCGGCATCGCCGAAAACGGCGAGTTTCAGGTCAAGTGCGAGGCGCGCGGCGTGCCCTTCACTGGTTCGGGCTCGGCAGCCTCGCATCTGGCTTTCGACAAGGTGTCGGCCAAAAAGTTCGCCGCCTGCGCGGGCGTGCGCTCGCCGTCCAATATCGCTCTGGCCGATATCGACGACGCCTTTGCCGAACATGGCAAGCTGGTCGCCAAGCCGGCGCAGGACGGGTCGAGCTTCGGCCTGATCTTCGTCAACTCGACCAACGATCTTGTGGCTGTTCGAGAGGCGGCGAAGACGATGGACTATCTGATCGAGCCCTTCGTGACGGGCGCCGAAGCCACCTGTGCCGTCCTGGAGCAGGCCGACGGGACGCTGATCGCCCTGCCGCCGATCGAGATCATCCCCGACCGCGGGGCCTTTGATTATCACTCCAAATATCTGTCCAACAAGACGCAGGAAATCTGCCCCGCGCGCTTTGCGCCTGAGGTGATGGCGGAGATTCAGCGGCTGGCCATCGCCGCGCACAAGGCCCTGTCGTGCCGGGGCTATACGCGGTCGGACTTCATCGTATCCGATAGGGGCCCAGTGTTTATCGAGACCAACACCCTGCCGGGTATGACCGCCTCGTCGCTTTATCCCAAAGCGCTGGCGGCGCAGGGCATCGGCTTTGTCGATTTCCTGCGCGGTCAGGTCGATATCGCCGTGAAGCGGGCCGGGAAGTAA
- a CDS encoding RidA family protein, protein MSRALILSSLAVLSFGLSGCIIYDGPEDGLHITTASKEAERKSERQSEALAVTRTYAGSFPIAQAVTVPAGYRTIYLSGLLPDVADANAPKGSIESYGNTEVQTDSVLKKIEAALKQEGATLGDVVNMKVYLVGDPKLDGKMDFGGMMKAYTRYFGTEAQPNKPSRATVQVAGLVASGYLVEIEVVAAIPAK, encoded by the coding sequence ATGTCCCGCGCCCTGATTCTCTCGTCTCTGGCGGTTCTGTCGTTCGGCCTGTCCGGCTGCATCATCTATGACGGGCCGGAGGACGGCCTGCATATCACCACGGCATCGAAGGAAGCCGAGCGCAAGTCGGAACGCCAATCTGAGGCCTTGGCCGTTACCCGCACCTATGCCGGCAGCTTCCCCATTGCTCAGGCCGTGACGGTGCCTGCGGGTTACAGGACCATCTACCTGTCCGGCCTGCTGCCCGACGTTGCCGATGCCAATGCGCCCAAGGGCTCGATCGAGAGCTACGGCAATACCGAGGTCCAGACCGACAGCGTATTGAAGAAGATCGAGGCGGCGCTGAAACAGGAAGGCGCAACGCTGGGCGACGTGGTCAATATGAAGGTCTATCTGGTCGGCGATCCGAAGCTGGACGGCAAGATGGACTTCGGCGGCATGATGAAGGCCTACACCCGATATTTCGGCACCGAGGCTCAGCCGAACAAGCCGTCGCGCGCCACGGTGCAGGTGGCCGGTCTGGTCGCCTCAGGCTATCTGGTGGAAATCGAGGTCGTGGCGGCCATCCCCGCAAAATGA
- a CDS encoding FAD-dependent oxidoreductase: MTTRRDILMRFGAVAGFAGGYAALHALGLSGDEAWAGMPDLQPGSGQGVKVAIIGAGPAGLAAAYELRKAGYACTILEARDRVGGRNWTVRKGTKIDYLNGTQQVCAFDEGQYFNAGPARIPAHHQATLGYCRELGVAMEAEINWTARARIQADRLNGGKCIEMRQASFDYRGHMAELLAKVANKGALDDVFTGADRDRMMAGLAQWGHLTEKLTYTGTDACGYDVDPAAGTQSPKFRTPLPLGVVSDPFVQAVSCFADIADFQATMQQPVGGMDRIPMAFEAKLPGVIRKGCEVKRIRRSKKGAEIFYLDKTTGKAEVLTADYVICTVPPPVLAKIDGDFAKPVKAAIQKIGGKAIGGYKIAFQSPRFWEQNDQIYGGLSFTDRDTFATWYPSDRFHAPEGIIVAGYAFNGRMGERSLPEQIAYARETIDRLHPGQGARMKTPAIVNWSEIPYSQGLASFISEDEPDAYNLLSQPDGPIYFAGDHLSHVSSWQQGAFCSAHRVVTMIADRQKSKTA, encoded by the coding sequence GTGACGACACGACGCGATATTCTGATGCGCTTCGGCGCGGTGGCGGGCTTTGCCGGCGGATACGCCGCCCTGCACGCTCTGGGGCTCAGCGGTGATGAGGCCTGGGCCGGGATGCCCGACCTTCAACCCGGTTCGGGGCAAGGGGTAAAGGTCGCCATTATCGGCGCAGGCCCCGCCGGTCTGGCCGCCGCCTACGAACTGCGCAAGGCGGGCTATGCCTGCACGATCCTTGAGGCCCGCGACCGGGTGGGCGGGCGAAACTGGACGGTGCGCAAGGGCACGAAGATCGACTATCTCAATGGTACGCAACAGGTCTGCGCCTTCGATGAAGGGCAGTATTTCAACGCCGGGCCCGCGCGCATCCCCGCCCACCATCAGGCGACGCTGGGCTATTGCCGCGAGCTGGGTGTGGCGATGGAGGCCGAGATCAACTGGACGGCGCGGGCGCGCATTCAGGCCGACCGGCTTAACGGCGGCAAATGCATCGAAATGCGTCAGGCCAGTTTCGACTATCGCGGCCACATGGCCGAACTGCTGGCCAAGGTCGCCAATAAGGGCGCGCTCGATGATGTGTTCACCGGCGCCGATCGCGACCGCATGATGGCCGGGCTGGCCCAATGGGGGCACCTGACCGAAAAACTGACCTATACGGGCACCGACGCCTGCGGTTACGACGTCGACCCGGCCGCGGGGACGCAGTCACCGAAGTTCCGCACGCCTTTGCCGCTGGGCGTTGTCAGCGATCCCTTCGTGCAGGCCGTCTCCTGTTTTGCCGACATCGCCGATTTTCAGGCCACCATGCAGCAGCCGGTGGGCGGTATGGACCGCATCCCCATGGCCTTCGAAGCGAAGTTGCCGGGCGTCATCCGCAAGGGCTGCGAGGTCAAGCGCATCCGTCGCAGCAAAAAGGGCGCGGAGATATTCTATCTCGACAAGACGACAGGCAAGGCGGAGGTGCTGACGGCGGATTACGTCATCTGCACCGTGCCGCCGCCGGTTCTGGCCAAAATCGACGGCGACTTTGCCAAACCGGTAAAGGCGGCGATCCAGAAGATCGGCGGCAAGGCCATCGGCGGTTACAAGATCGCCTTTCAGAGCCCGCGTTTCTGGGAGCAGAACGACCAGATCTATGGCGGTTTGAGCTTCACCGACCGCGACACCTTCGCCACCTGGTATCCGTCCGATCGTTTCCACGCACCGGAAGGCATCATCGTCGCTGGCTATGCTTTCAACGGGCGCATGGGTGAGCGGAGCTTGCCGGAACAGATCGCCTATGCGCGCGAAACCATCGACCGGCTGCATCCGGGGCAGGGGGCGCGCATGAAGACGCCCGCCATCGTCAACTGGAGCGAAATCCCTTATTCGCAAGGGCTGGCCAGCTTCATCAGCGAAGACGAGCCCGATGCCTATAATCTGCTATCGCAACCCGACGGTCCGATCTACTTTGCCGGCGACCATCTGAGCCATGTGAGTTCGTGGCAGCAGGGGGCCTTCTGTTCGGCGCACCGGGTTGTCACCATGATCGCCGACCGCCAGAAATCCAAAACAGCGTGA
- a CDS encoding homocysteine S-methyltransferase family protein, with translation MTRQERIDTLKAAAKARILILDGSWGVMIQRRGLDEQDFRGDRFKDHVGQMKGNNDILCLTRPDIITDLHNQYYAAGADISETNTFSATTIAMDDYHLDAQACWDINFEGAKLGRAAADEWTAKEPEKPRFVAGSIGPLNKMLSMSSDVNDPGARLVTFDQVYAAYRQQIKALNEGGVDLYLIETITDTLNCKAALKAIMDLEDEGLEKLPIWISGTITDRSGRTLSGQTAEAFWNSVKHVKPFAIGFNCALGADLMRPHIAELARVADTLVAAYPNAGLPNAMGQYDEQPHETAHELHEWAKDGLVNILGGCCGTTPDHIRHVADEVRGFAPRVPPERPRALRLAGLEPFELN, from the coding sequence ATGACCCGTCAGGAACGCATCGACACACTGAAAGCCGCCGCGAAGGCGCGCATCCTGATCCTCGATGGGTCGTGGGGCGTGATGATCCAGCGCCGTGGCCTCGACGAACAGGACTTCCGCGGCGACCGCTTCAAGGACCATGTCGGTCAGATGAAGGGCAATAACGACATCCTGTGCCTGACGCGTCCGGACATCATCACCGACCTGCATAATCAGTACTATGCGGCGGGCGCCGACATCTCCGAGACCAACACCTTCTCGGCGACGACCATCGCCATGGACGACTACCACCTCGATGCGCAGGCCTGCTGGGACATCAATTTTGAGGGCGCAAAGCTGGGCCGCGCCGCCGCCGATGAGTGGACGGCGAAAGAACCGGAAAAGCCACGCTTTGTGGCGGGCTCTATCGGGCCGCTGAACAAGATGCTGTCCATGTCTTCGGACGTGAACGATCCAGGCGCGCGTCTCGTCACCTTCGATCAGGTCTATGCGGCCTATCGCCAGCAGATCAAGGCGCTCAATGAAGGCGGCGTGGACCTCTACCTTATCGAAACCATCACCGACACGCTGAACTGCAAGGCGGCGTTGAAGGCCATCATGGACCTGGAGGACGAAGGGCTGGAAAAGCTGCCGATCTGGATTTCGGGCACCATTACCGATCGTTCGGGCCGCACGCTGTCGGGCCAGACCGCCGAAGCCTTCTGGAACTCTGTCAAGCACGTCAAACCGTTCGCCATCGGCTTCAACTGCGCGCTGGGGGCCGACCTGATGCGCCCGCACATCGCCGAACTGGCGCGCGTGGCCGATACGCTGGTCGCCGCCTATCCCAATGCCGGTTTGCCCAACGCGATGGGGCAGTATGACGAGCAGCCGCACGAAACCGCGCACGAACTGCACGAATGGGCCAAGGACGGGCTGGTCAATATCCTCGGCGGCTGCTGCGGCACGACGCCTGACCATATCAGACACGTCGCCGATGAGGTGCGCGGTTTCGCGCCGCGCGTCCCGCCGGAGCGCCCGCGCGCCCTGCGTCTGGCCGGCCTTGAACCGTTCGAACTGAATTGA
- the metF gene encoding methylenetetrahydrofolate reductase [NAD(P)H] — protein sequence MAPPPAFVQSSIARKIRAGASHLNVSFEFFPPKSAEMEETLWAAIRRLEPLNPTFVSVTYGAGGSTRERTHRTVKRILDETTLKPAAHLTCVEASREEVDEVIQAYWDAGVRHIVALRGDPPGGLHDGQYTPRADGYQNATELTAAIRRIGDFEVSVGVYPEKHPQSPSVAFDLDVLRQKVDAGATRGISQFFFEPETFLRFRDAVADADIKIDLMPGIMPVTNFKGLRKMAAACEAMVPDWLEELFAGLDNDAETRKLLASAVAVEQVLGLEREGVTNFHFYTLNRAELVYSICRVLGLRDRQTPAA from the coding sequence ATGGCCCCGCCGCCCGCCTTCGTTCAGTCATCCATCGCCCGCAAGATCCGCGCGGGCGCGTCGCACCTCAATGTCTCGTTCGAGTTCTTTCCGCCCAAGTCTGCGGAGATGGAAGAAACCCTGTGGGCGGCCATCCGCCGGCTGGAACCGCTCAACCCGACCTTTGTCTCCGTGACCTATGGCGCGGGCGGCTCGACGCGCGAACGTACCCACCGCACGGTGAAGCGCATTCTCGATGAAACCACGCTGAAGCCCGCCGCGCACCTGACCTGCGTCGAAGCTTCGCGCGAAGAGGTCGATGAGGTCATTCAGGCCTATTGGGATGCCGGTGTGCGCCACATCGTCGCCTTGCGCGGTGACCCGCCGGGCGGCCTGCACGACGGTCAGTATACGCCGCGCGCCGACGGCTATCAGAACGCCACGGAACTGACCGCCGCCATCCGCCGCATCGGCGACTTCGAGGTCAGCGTCGGCGTCTATCCGGAAAAGCACCCGCAATCGCCATCTGTGGCCTTCGACCTCGACGTCCTGCGTCAGAAGGTCGATGCGGGCGCGACACGCGGCATCAGCCAGTTCTTCTTCGAGCCGGAAACCTTCCTGCGTTTCCGCGACGCCGTGGCCGACGCCGACATCAAGATCGACCTGATGCCGGGCATCATGCCGGTGACCAATTTCAAGGGCCTGCGCAAGATGGCGGCGGCCTGCGAAGCGATGGTGCCCGACTGGCTGGAGGAGCTGTTTGCTGGCCTCGACAACGACGCCGAGACGCGCAAGCTGCTGGCCTCGGCCGTGGCGGTCGAGCAGGTGCTGGGGCTGGAGCGCGAAGGCGTGACCAATTTCCACTTTTATACGCTCAACCGCGCGGAACTGGTCTATTCCATCTGCCGCGTTCTGGGGCTAAGGGATCGACAAACCCCCGCCGCCTGA
- a CDS encoding metalloregulator ArsR/SmtB family transcription factor, with amino-acid sequence MQPDEILGEAALLEALKAMGEPTRLRLLRLLAHEELSVMELVRILNQSQPRISRHLKLMNEAGVIDRFPDGAWVFYRLSEHPALTPLIDAVLAALGDEESSDLRALEEVRAQRLDAAQGYFENIAPVWDQIRSHYIDDAEVETAIRALVGDAPVETIIDLGTGSGRMLSLLAPQAQYAIGLDLSQQMLNIARARTREAGLTGIDFRHGDILATRLNGQSADLVVIHQVLHFLADPGQALKEAARLLKPGGRLLIVDFAPHRLEVMRDEYQHRRLGIGDDDMGHWQKAAGLQPLRSLSLPPHPEKVGDLGLTVRVWLMQKA; translated from the coding sequence ATGCAACCGGATGAAATTCTTGGCGAAGCGGCGCTTCTGGAGGCGCTTAAGGCGATGGGTGAGCCCACGCGCCTGCGGCTTTTGCGTCTTTTAGCGCATGAAGAGCTGTCTGTCATGGAATTGGTGCGGATTCTCAATCAAAGCCAGCCGCGCATCTCGCGTCATCTCAAGCTGATGAACGAAGCCGGGGTCATCGACCGTTTTCCGGACGGAGCGTGGGTCTTTTATCGCCTGAGCGAACATCCGGCCCTGACGCCGCTGATCGACGCCGTGCTGGCGGCGCTGGGCGACGAGGAAAGTTCAGACCTGCGTGCGCTCGAAGAGGTGCGGGCGCAGCGTCTGGACGCCGCGCAAGGCTATTTCGAAAATATCGCGCCGGTGTGGGATCAGATACGCTCCCATTATATCGACGATGCCGAGGTCGAGACGGCTATCCGCGCGCTGGTCGGCGACGCACCGGTCGAGACGATTATCGATCTGGGCACGGGTTCCGGGCGGATGCTCAGTTTGCTGGCGCCGCAGGCCCAGTACGCCATCGGGCTCGACCTGTCGCAACAGATGCTCAATATCGCCCGCGCCCGCACGCGTGAGGCAGGCCTGACCGGCATCGACTTCCGCCACGGCGACATTCTCGCCACGCGCCTTAACGGCCAAAGCGCCGATCTGGTCGTCATCCATCAGGTGCTGCATTTTCTGGCCGATCCGGGACAGGCGCTGAAAGAGGCCGCGCGGCTGCTCAAGCCCGGCGGGCGGCTGCTGATCGTCGACTTCGCCCCGCACCGGCTGGAGGTGATGCGTGACGAATATCAGCATCGCCGCCTCGGTATCGGCGACGACGATATGGGCCACTGGCAGAAGGCCGCCGGCCTGCAACCGCTGCGCAGCTTGTCCCTGCCGCCGCACCCGGAAAAGGTCGGGGATTTGGGTTTGACCGTGCGCGTCTGGCTGATGCAAAAAGCCTGA
- a CDS encoding DUF983 domain-containing protein has protein sequence MTDKAPLSTAISRGLRRRCPACGEGHAFKGYLKVVDTCARCQTPLGSYPCDDGPAYITMLLVGHLVIAPMFAFEFFWSYPLEIVVPITLAAMAALTLVMLPYIKGGFLGLIWHHGLKRLR, from the coding sequence ATGACCGATAAAGCCCCTCTTTCAACGGCCATTTCGCGCGGCCTGCGCCGGCGCTGCCCGGCCTGTGGCGAAGGCCACGCCTTCAAGGGCTATCTGAAGGTCGTCGATACCTGCGCCCGTTGTCAGACCCCGCTGGGCTCTTATCCGTGCGATGACGGTCCGGCCTATATCACCATGCTGCTGGTCGGGCATCTGGTCATCGCGCCGATGTTCGCTTTCGAATTCTTCTGGAGCTATCCGCTGGAAATCGTCGTGCCGATCACGCTGGCGGCGATGGCGGCGCTGACGCTGGTCATGCTGCCCTATATCAAGGGCGGGTTCCTCGGCCTGATCTGGCACCATGGGCTGAAACGTTTGCGTTAA
- a CDS encoding DUF1508 domain-containing protein, protein MAHKFLIKKNKSGEFVAYFVYNSETIFWTEGYASKASAKNAIESIKKNGPAAEIDDQSDD, encoded by the coding sequence ATGGCGCACAAATTCCTTATCAAGAAGAACAAGTCCGGCGAATTCGTCGCCTATTTCGTCTACAATTCCGAGACGATTTTCTGGACCGAAGGTTATGCGTCGAAGGCCTCCGCCAAGAACGCCATCGAATCGATCAAAAAGAACGGCCCCGCGGCCGAAATCGACGATCAGTCCGACGACTGA
- the ppa gene encoding inorganic diphosphatase: MNLDKISVGPNAPWDIHAVIEIPQGGMPVKYEMDKDSGALFVDRFLYTSMYYPGNYGFIPHTLADDGDPCDVLVVGPTPVYPGVVIRSRPIGVLLMEDEAGKDEKILAVPVDKLHPFYTNVSSYRQMPEIFIEQITHFFAHYKDLEKNKETRVLGWGDPDQAAQLIREGQERLAKKVG; this comes from the coding sequence ATGAATCTCGATAAAATTTCCGTCGGTCCGAACGCACCCTGGGACATCCACGCCGTCATCGAAATTCCGCAAGGCGGCATGCCCGTCAAGTACGAAATGGATAAGGACTCCGGCGCGCTGTTCGTCGACCGTTTCCTCTACACCTCGATGTACTACCCGGGCAATTACGGCTTTATCCCGCACACGCTTGCCGACGATGGCGATCCCTGCGACGTGCTGGTGGTCGGCCCGACGCCGGTCTATCCGGGCGTGGTTATCCGTTCGCGTCCGATCGGCGTGTTGCTGATGGAAGACGAGGCGGGCAAGGACGAGAAGATTCTGGCCGTTCCGGTCGACAAGCTGCATCCCTTCTACACGAACGTTTCCAGCTATCGCCAGATGCCGGAAATCTTTATCGAGCAGATCACCCACTTCTTCGCCCATTACAAGGATCTGGAGAAGAACAAGGAAACGCGCGTCTTGGGTTGGGGCGATCCGGACCAGGCCGCCCAACTGATCCGCGAAGGTCAGGAGCGTCTGGCCAAGAAGGTCGGCTAA
- a CDS encoding DUF599 domain-containing protein — METITRTFGSWQNFTALMIFLFCWLGYEHVLKALAKRHGVIFKDLTVVRRAWMQEMVIRSFKLYDSNLIGHGVNTMSFFASANLILIAAVAGAIFTEELSYQSVHALGIDTSSPALFLMKFGLVIICLARGLLNFIWALRQTNYAVAAMGAVPENIDPKTAREFTEAISDIFEPAMSNFSQGVRGYYFALAAGAWMFGPIPLAVASIGATILLAWRQSRSQAARGLRRMRELLEDHPYPTRTRPIYDGDLSSEEENGASQQDKTNNQTQAG, encoded by the coding sequence ATGGAAACCATCACACGCACGTTCGGAAGCTGGCAGAATTTCACCGCCCTGATGATCTTCCTCTTCTGCTGGCTGGGCTACGAGCACGTCCTGAAGGCGCTGGCCAAGCGTCATGGCGTTATCTTCAAGGACCTGACGGTCGTGCGTCGCGCATGGATGCAGGAAATGGTTATCCGTTCGTTCAAGCTCTACGATTCCAACCTCATCGGTCACGGCGTGAACACGATGAGTTTCTTCGCCTCGGCCAACCTCATCCTTATCGCGGCCGTCGCCGGGGCCATCTTCACCGAAGAACTGTCGTACCAGAGCGTCCATGCCCTGGGCATCGACACCTCTTCACCCGCCCTGTTCCTGATGAAGTTCGGTTTGGTCATTATCTGTCTGGCGCGCGGCTTGCTGAACTTCATCTGGGCCCTGCGTCAGACCAACTACGCCGTCGCCGCCATGGGCGCCGTGCCCGAAAACATCGACCCCAAGACGGCGCGCGAATTCACCGAAGCCATATCCGACATCTTTGAGCCCGCCATGTCAAACTTCTCGCAAGGGGTGCGCGGTTACTATTTCGCCCTGGCCGCCGGGGCGTGGATGTTCGGCCCCATTCCGCTGGCCGTGGCCAGCATCGGCGCCACTATTCTGCTGGCGTGGCGGCAATCGCGCTCACAGGCGGCGCGCGGCCTGCGGCGTATGCGCGAACTGCTGGAAGATCACCCCTACCCCACCCGGACACGCCCCATCTATGACGGCGACCTGAGTAGTGAGGAAGAAAATGGTGCGTCGCAGCAAGATAAAACAAATAACCAGACGCAAGCCGGCTGA
- a CDS encoding N-formylglutamate amidohydrolase translates to MESIVAVDVRRPSASHTGLVFGLPHSGQHLPAEFVAAARYDATHLRMTEDAFVDGLVGFETLEGVWAVRANYGRAYVDVNRHPLELDPRLIRGPLPKGALSQSLRVRSGYGVIPRCLSGGREIHAQPIDYAEAVRRLDRVHKPYHRALTEALAQAKSAHGRVTLIDWHSMPSGTLKQTPGALADIVLGDLHGEACRGDLTAFVRQAFESRGFRVAHNHPFAGGYTLERYAEPFRGVEGLQIEINRGLYMDEVALTLSPKADRMRVAVAAVIEGLKARR, encoded by the coding sequence ATGGAAAGCATCGTCGCCGTCGATGTGCGCCGCCCGTCGGCGTCCCATACAGGGCTGGTCTTCGGCCTGCCGCATTCCGGACAGCACCTGCCGGCCGAGTTCGTGGCGGCAGCGCGATATGACGCCACCCATCTGCGCATGACCGAAGACGCCTTTGTCGACGGTCTGGTGGGGTTCGAGACGCTGGAGGGCGTGTGGGCGGTGCGCGCCAATTACGGCCGGGCCTATGTCGATGTGAACCGTCATCCGCTGGAACTGGACCCGCGCCTGATCCGCGGGCCTTTGCCCAAGGGCGCGCTGAGCCAGTCCCTGCGCGTGCGGTCGGGCTACGGCGTTATTCCGCGTTGCCTGTCGGGGGGGCGCGAGATCCATGCCCAGCCGATCGACTATGCCGAGGCCGTGCGGCGGCTCGATCGCGTGCACAAACCCTATCACCGGGCGCTGACCGAGGCTCTGGCGCAGGCGAAATCGGCGCACGGGCGGGTGACGCTGATCGACTGGCACTCCATGCCGTCGGGCACGCTGAAGCAGACGCCGGGCGCGCTGGCGGACATCGTGCTGGGCGATCTGCACGGCGAAGCCTGCCGCGGCGACCTGACGGCCTTTGTCCGCCAGGCGTTTGAAAGCCGGGGCTTTCGTGTGGCGCACAACCATCCCTTTGCCGGCGGTTACACGCTGGAACGCTACGCCGAACCGTTCAGGGGCGTGGAGGGTTTGCAGATCGAGATCAACCGCGGGCTCTATATGGATGAAGTGGCTTTGACGCTGAGCCCGAAAGCCGATCGGATGCGTGTGGCGGTGGCGGCGGTGATCGAGGGTTTGAAAGCCCGCAGGTAA
- a CDS encoding response regulator, giving the protein MTKILLAEDENSVRSFLTRALQRAGYEVVSCPDGDTAIEALDQGPYDLLLTDIVMPGADGIEVAKIASQRQPGLKIMFITGFAAVALNAQKASPEAKVLEKPVHLREIVTEVERLIAA; this is encoded by the coding sequence ATGACCAAGATTCTTCTGGCGGAAGACGAAAATTCCGTGCGCAGCTTCCTGACGCGCGCCCTGCAGCGCGCCGGCTACGAAGTCGTAAGCTGTCCCGATGGCGACACGGCCATCGAAGCGCTCGATCAGGGGCCGTACGACCTGCTGCTGACCGACATCGTCATGCCGGGCGCCGACGGCATCGAAGTGGCCAAGATCGCTTCGCAGCGCCAGCCGGGCCTGAAGATCATGTTCATTACCGGCTTCGCCGCCGTGGCGCTCAATGCGCAAAAGGCCTCGCCTGAAGCCAAGGTGCTGGAAAAGCCGGTGCACCTGCGCGAAATCGTCACCGAAGTCGAACGCCTGATCGCGGCTTAA